In a genomic window of Ralstonia insidiosa:
- a CDS encoding TetR/AcrR family transcriptional regulator: MRYQPGHKEEKRKALLKATARKVKISGFAATGVDALAQAAGMTSGAFYSHFGSKSDWLKALIESELAASREMWAGNPHDTAQDWLRFELDRYLNLAHVKHPEAGCAVPGLAAEIARADNSVRALYQEEMRKGHAVLAQRLGDDDAAWAMIAQLVGAIHIARAMPDEAMQQVVIEASKRFLQDAVMRLAAKAQP, from the coding sequence ATGCGATACCAGCCGGGTCACAAAGAAGAAAAGCGCAAGGCGCTGCTCAAGGCAACCGCCCGCAAGGTCAAGATCAGTGGGTTTGCGGCGACGGGCGTGGATGCCCTTGCGCAGGCTGCCGGCATGACCAGCGGCGCGTTCTACAGCCACTTTGGTTCCAAGTCGGATTGGCTCAAGGCGTTGATCGAGTCCGAACTGGCCGCCAGCCGCGAGATGTGGGCCGGCAACCCGCACGACACGGCGCAAGACTGGCTGCGCTTTGAGCTGGACCGCTACCTGAATCTCGCCCACGTAAAGCATCCCGAAGCGGGCTGTGCGGTGCCTGGTTTGGCGGCAGAGATTGCACGCGCAGACAACAGCGTGCGTGCGCTCTATCAGGAAGAGATGCGCAAGGGCCACGCGGTGCTCGCGCAGCGCCTGGGCGATGACGATGCGGCGTGGGCGATGATCGCGCAACTGGTGGGCGCCATCCATATCGCCCGGGCCATGCCGGACGAGGCCATGCAGCAGGTCGTCATCGAAGCGAGCAAGCGGTTCTTGCAGGACGCTGTGATGCGTCTGGCCGCCAAGGCGCAGCCGTAG
- a CDS encoding LysR family transcriptional regulator, which yields MQDRLELLRIFTAAASATTFREAAARLGVSPQAVTRAVRELEDTLGETLFHRNTRSVQITRYGQDFAAQAQTALQTVDGLFDASSAKAAEMGGIVRVTAPSHVGRTYVMPVLTALMQQHPGLVADLRLSDTPSAVVDEQIDVGVRVGFIGDNRFVARSIGTVPLWVVGAPALLARVGEPKTPDALLALPVTTLINRTDGRAWSWAFRSDTQIQPRHTAFVTDDPETEVQAACAGLGFTQTSEYLLRPHVERGELVRVLRRFEPPSWTLHVYRPQRGPVPTRVRVVFDALVAHLKVLCRT from the coding sequence ATGCAAGACCGGCTTGAACTGCTGCGCATCTTCACTGCGGCCGCCAGCGCGACGACGTTTCGAGAAGCGGCAGCACGGCTTGGCGTGTCGCCACAGGCCGTCACGCGGGCGGTGCGCGAGTTGGAAGACACGCTGGGCGAGACGCTCTTCCACCGCAACACGCGCAGCGTGCAGATCACGCGCTACGGGCAGGATTTCGCCGCACAGGCGCAGACCGCGCTGCAGACCGTCGATGGCCTGTTCGATGCCTCGTCGGCCAAGGCGGCAGAGATGGGCGGCATCGTGCGTGTCACGGCGCCTTCGCATGTGGGGCGCACCTATGTCATGCCTGTGCTGACGGCACTGATGCAACAGCACCCGGGCCTGGTCGCAGACCTTCGCCTGTCGGACACCCCTTCCGCCGTGGTGGATGAGCAGATCGACGTGGGCGTGCGCGTCGGCTTCATCGGTGACAACCGCTTCGTGGCGCGCTCGATCGGCACCGTGCCGTTGTGGGTGGTGGGCGCACCCGCGCTGCTCGCCCGCGTGGGCGAACCCAAGACACCCGATGCACTGCTGGCGCTGCCGGTCACCACGCTCATCAACCGCACGGATGGCCGTGCCTGGTCGTGGGCCTTCCGTAGTGACACCCAGATCCAACCCCGCCACACGGCCTTCGTGACCGATGACCCGGAGACCGAGGTGCAAGCCGCCTGCGCGGGCCTGGGCTTCACGCAAACCTCCGAGTACCTGCTGCGCCCGCACGTCGAGCGCGGGGAACTGGTGCGCGTGTTGCGGCGGTTCGAGCCTCCTTCATGGACGCTTCACGTCTATCGCCCGCAGCGGGGGCCCGTACCAACGCGCGTGCGGGTGGTGTTCGATGCGCTGGTCGCGCACCTGAAGGTGCTCTGCCGTACGTGA
- a CDS encoding AraC family transcriptional regulator, protein MYTAYREADLRVPKGAPFYFRYDHFEPETAIEPHTHPWGQINRINLGLMEVVVDGRRLTAPAEYLIWVPANQPHSASIRQATDFLSVYLAEPLAQRLPPMACLIPQTPLVRALFEDFAARRVTAMADDWDLRQFELLVETLVRAGHTDSYLPDSTDRHLEPILQAIRLDPTDNTTLQQWAERVHSTERTLARRFQSELGMSFVQWRNRVRLLRALVWLKEDCSIQDIALALGYSTPSAFITMFRKQLGFSPERYRRQMCGET, encoded by the coding sequence ATGTACACCGCCTACCGTGAAGCCGACCTGCGGGTGCCCAAGGGCGCCCCGTTCTACTTCCGCTACGACCATTTCGAACCCGAGACCGCCATCGAGCCGCACACGCACCCGTGGGGCCAGATCAACCGCATCAACCTCGGCTTGATGGAGGTCGTGGTCGATGGCCGTCGGCTGACGGCGCCGGCCGAATACCTGATCTGGGTGCCGGCCAACCAGCCACATTCGGCGTCGATCCGGCAGGCGACGGATTTCCTCTCCGTGTACTTGGCCGAGCCGCTCGCGCAACGGCTGCCGCCCATGGCTTGCCTGATCCCGCAGACGCCGCTGGTGCGCGCGCTGTTCGAAGACTTTGCCGCGCGCCGTGTCACCGCCATGGCGGACGACTGGGACTTGCGCCAGTTCGAGCTGCTGGTCGAAACCCTCGTTCGCGCCGGGCATACCGACAGCTACCTCCCAGACAGCACCGATCGCCACCTCGAGCCTATCCTGCAGGCCATCCGCCTGGACCCGACCGACAACACCACGCTGCAGCAGTGGGCCGAACGCGTGCACAGCACCGAGCGCACGCTCGCACGCCGTTTCCAGAGCGAACTCGGCATGAGCTTCGTGCAATGGCGCAACCGCGTGCGGCTGCTGCGCGCACTGGTATGGCTCAAGGAGGATTGCTCGATCCAGGACATCGCCCTGGCGCTCGGCTACAGCACGCCATCGGCGTTCATCACGATGTTCCGCAAGCAGCTCGGTTTCTCGCCGGAGCGCTACCGGCGGCAGATGTGCGGCGAGACCTAG
- a CDS encoding SDR family NAD(P)-dependent oxidoreductase, which produces MNAATQQLKDKIALVTGASSGIGHASAIELAKRGAKVVVAARRKAELDALVQTIRAQGGEAAAIEADVTREDDIRKMVDFTVSTYGRLDIAFNNAGTEGVFAPLTEQTDATYDKVFDPNVRGVFHSMKYEAEVMLRQGSGSIINNASMGGVIGFENAGLYIGTKHAVIGMTKTASIEWFRRGIRVNALAPGLIETPFHHRGIWPSAEAMYDFAAGTPAGRVGSAQEMATIVAFLASDDASFVSGHALVADGGYSVA; this is translated from the coding sequence ATGAACGCAGCAACGCAACAACTGAAGGACAAGATCGCTCTCGTGACGGGCGCCAGCTCGGGTATCGGGCACGCTTCTGCCATTGAACTGGCCAAGCGCGGTGCCAAGGTGGTCGTGGCTGCTCGGCGCAAGGCAGAACTCGACGCGCTGGTGCAGACGATCCGCGCGCAAGGCGGCGAGGCTGCCGCCATCGAAGCCGACGTCACGCGAGAAGACGACATCCGCAAGATGGTCGATTTCACCGTCAGCACGTACGGGCGCCTGGACATTGCCTTCAACAACGCAGGCACCGAGGGCGTGTTCGCACCGCTCACCGAGCAGACCGATGCCACCTACGACAAGGTGTTCGATCCCAACGTGCGCGGCGTCTTCCATTCGATGAAGTACGAGGCCGAGGTGATGCTCCGCCAAGGCTCGGGCAGCATCATCAACAACGCATCGATGGGCGGCGTGATCGGTTTTGAGAACGCGGGCCTGTACATCGGTACCAAGCACGCAGTGATCGGCATGACGAAGACCGCGTCGATCGAATGGTTCCGCCGTGGCATCCGCGTCAACGCGCTGGCGCCGGGCTTGATCGAGACGCCGTTCCACCATCGCGGTATCTGGCCGTCGGCCGAGGCGATGTACGACTTTGCCGCCGGCACGCCAGCGGGCCGCGTCGGCAGTGCGCAGGAAATGGCGACGATCGTGGCCTTCCTCGCCTCGGATGACGCGAGCTTTGTGTCGGGCCATGCGCTCGTGGCGGATGGCGGGTACTCGGTGGCTTGA
- a CDS encoding SDR family oxidoreductase — METSNKQAALVIGAGDATGGAIAKRFAREGLVACVTRRSADKLQPLVEAICAEGGQALGFASDARKEEDVIKLVDDIERDVGPIEVMVFNIGANVPSSILEETARKYFKIWEMACFSGFLAGREVAKRMVTRGRGTILFTGATAGMRGSANFAAFAGAKHALRALAQSMARELGPKGIHVAHVVVDGAIDTEFIRENFPERYALKDQDGILNPEHIAENYWYLHTQPRDAWTHELDLRPWIERW; from the coding sequence ATGGAGACAAGCAACAAGCAGGCGGCACTGGTCATCGGTGCAGGAGACGCCACAGGCGGTGCCATCGCCAAACGCTTTGCGCGCGAGGGCCTGGTTGCCTGCGTCACGCGCCGCTCGGCCGACAAGCTGCAGCCGCTGGTCGAAGCGATCTGTGCGGAAGGCGGCCAGGCGCTCGGCTTCGCGTCGGATGCGCGCAAGGAAGAAGACGTTATCAAGCTCGTCGACGACATCGAGCGCGACGTCGGCCCCATCGAGGTGATGGTCTTCAACATCGGCGCCAACGTGCCGAGCAGCATCCTGGAAGAGACCGCCCGCAAGTACTTCAAGATCTGGGAGATGGCGTGCTTCTCCGGCTTCCTGGCCGGGCGCGAGGTGGCCAAGCGCATGGTCACGCGGGGGCGCGGCACGATTCTCTTCACCGGCGCAACGGCAGGGATGCGCGGATCGGCCAATTTTGCGGCATTCGCGGGCGCCAAGCATGCGCTGCGGGCGCTCGCGCAAAGCATGGCGCGCGAGCTGGGGCCCAAGGGCATCCACGTGGCGCACGTGGTGGTCGATGGCGCCATCGATACCGAGTTCATCCGCGAGAACTTTCCCGAGCGCTATGCCCTGAAAGACCAAGACGGCATCCTCAACCCCGAGCACATCGCCGAGAACTACTGGTACCTGCACACGCAACCGCGCGACGCCTGGACGCACGAGCTGGATCTGCGCCCGTGGATCGAGCGCTGGTAA
- a CDS encoding AraC family transcriptional regulator — translation MQTQMARPHPALRPYIDRYWSWEATPGERIALPRLLPGTGAEVFLHHRQPFRTEGGAVLPSAHMLCVRLQPYALASTHDIGFTAIRIRAGRWGALVRESIGRLLDTQAPIDVLWGREALHWHEQVAQAADFSQRVALIDAFLLAQLAPAYADVQVTAAVAALYAAPHTTSIDALAARLQLGRRQLERRFLAVEGLPPVAFRRLVRFQHTVRALHLQPQLPLLDTALAHGYYDQPQFNREFRSLTGQSPLHYRRDAQTKTHFYKTSLA, via the coding sequence GTGCAAACGCAGATGGCGCGCCCGCATCCCGCACTGCGCCCTTACATCGACCGCTACTGGAGTTGGGAAGCCACGCCGGGCGAGCGCATTGCGCTGCCGCGACTGCTGCCCGGCACTGGCGCGGAAGTGTTTCTGCATCACCGCCAGCCGTTTCGCACTGAAGGTGGAGCAGTGCTGCCCTCCGCCCACATGCTGTGCGTACGGCTGCAGCCGTATGCGCTGGCATCAACCCATGACATCGGCTTCACGGCGATACGGATTCGCGCAGGCCGATGGGGGGCGTTGGTCCGCGAATCCATCGGCCGGTTGCTGGATACGCAAGCGCCAATCGACGTACTGTGGGGTCGCGAAGCGCTCCATTGGCACGAGCAGGTGGCGCAAGCCGCCGATTTCTCACAGCGCGTTGCGTTGATCGATGCGTTCCTCTTGGCGCAGCTGGCACCCGCGTACGCCGATGTTCAGGTGACGGCTGCGGTTGCCGCACTCTATGCCGCACCACACACCACCTCCATCGACGCGCTGGCCGCACGCTTGCAGCTCGGCCGGCGGCAACTGGAGCGCCGTTTCCTGGCGGTGGAAGGCTTGCCGCCGGTCGCATTCCGGCGGCTGGTGCGGTTCCAACACACGGTGCGCGCCTTGCATCTGCAACCGCAGTTGCCGTTGCTCGACACCGCGCTCGCGCACGGCTACTACGATCAACCGCAGTTCAACCGGGAGTTTCGATCGCTCACGGGGCAATCGCCCCTGCACTATCGGCGAGACGCGCAAACGAAGACGCATTTCTACAAGACCTCGCTCGCCTGA
- a CDS encoding DMT family transporter, whose amino-acid sequence MPVLYPLLAVLIWAANTIVSKAAAGVLDPAAISLYRWLLAACVLTPFCVRPLWRQRAQVAAQLPRFAVLALLGMVMYQCLAYYAAHSTSATNMGVIGALIPMLGLILNVAVFRQPVGMQAVTGVVVSLLGVLYLLGRGHPATFLDGGVNRGDVLILIGATSYALYNILYRRWALPFGQWLNLYVQVLIAVVFLVPVAFTAQSLAVPRQGIGLVVFAGIASSIVASYLWMLGLKRIGAERTAILMNLMPVFTAAMAAVMLGETVHGYHWIGGGLVLLGVSLAQGIVRLPIGRPGLSPR is encoded by the coding sequence GTGCCTGTGCTGTATCCCCTGCTGGCGGTGTTGATCTGGGCCGCCAACACCATCGTTTCAAAGGCCGCGGCCGGTGTGCTGGATCCGGCGGCCATCTCGCTCTACCGCTGGCTACTGGCGGCGTGCGTGCTCACGCCGTTCTGCGTGCGGCCGCTGTGGCGCCAGCGTGCGCAAGTGGCGGCGCAACTGCCGCGCTTTGCCGTGCTCGCGCTGCTGGGCATGGTGATGTACCAGTGCCTGGCCTACTACGCCGCGCATAGCACGAGCGCCACCAACATGGGCGTGATCGGCGCGTTGATCCCGATGCTGGGGCTGATCCTCAACGTTGCAGTGTTTCGCCAGCCCGTGGGCATGCAGGCGGTGACGGGCGTCGTGGTGTCGCTGCTGGGCGTGCTGTATCTGCTTGGCCGCGGGCATCCGGCCACGTTCCTTGATGGTGGCGTCAACCGCGGCGACGTGCTGATCCTCATTGGTGCAACGTCATACGCGCTGTACAACATCCTGTACCGACGCTGGGCGCTGCCGTTCGGGCAATGGCTCAATCTGTACGTTCAGGTGCTGATTGCCGTCGTTTTTCTGGTGCCCGTGGCCTTCACCGCGCAGAGTCTGGCGGTTCCGCGCCAGGGCATCGGGCTCGTGGTGTTTGCGGGCATTGCTTCATCGATTGTCGCGTCGTATCTGTGGATGCTGGGCTTGAAGCGCATCGGCGCCGAGCGTACGGCGATCTTGATGAACTTGATGCCCGTCTTTACCGCAGCCATGGCGGCGGTGATGCTGGGCGAGACTGTGCACGGCTATCACTGGATCGGCGGTGGGCTTGTGCTGCTGGGGGTGAGTCTGGCGCAGGGCATCGTCCGTCT
- a CDS encoding putative quinol monooxygenase — MYLLIVRLRAQPETVDTLCRQLSTLVALAREEPGTLAYSFYRAHDESDVFLLHEVYRDRAAWEAHMASEPVQRALSTFDTLLTTPPEITSGTLMEAHGLMLGRSV, encoded by the coding sequence ATGTATCTGCTGATCGTTCGACTGCGGGCGCAGCCCGAAACCGTTGATACGCTCTGCCGGCAGCTCTCGACGTTGGTGGCACTGGCGCGCGAGGAGCCCGGCACGCTGGCGTATTCCTTCTATCGCGCGCATGACGAGTCGGACGTCTTTCTCCTGCACGAGGTGTATCGGGACCGGGCCGCGTGGGAGGCGCACATGGCCTCCGAACCCGTGCAGCGCGCGCTGTCGACGTTCGACACGCTGCTCACAACACCTCCAGAAATCACCAGCGGAACGCTGATGGAAGCGCATGGATTGATGCTGGGCAGATCAGTATAG